One Fulvia fulva chromosome 8, complete sequence DNA window includes the following coding sequences:
- a CDS encoding 4-methyl-5-nitrocatechol 5-monooxygenase: MAHMAGIPIVEMPVLVVGSSMVGMTLSALLAKHGVRDCITIERHSSTAIHPRAALFHPRTMQIYRELGMYDQMYNESLKHYDEHAGLHAVESLAGKELGTWMADINQWIENISPTSRLFLTQQMFEPLLRQHAIDNGALLRLSTELLGFQQDEEGVTALIRDLDTGRKELVRAKFMVACDGSKSPIREKLGIKMKGHGLLSHSLTIYFKADLGEYVQGKYNGVIYVNNDDTRGFFRLDKTGREGFLVVNTAGKKGTEESKHPSIGITNEKAGEMLRSAIGADVDFEITLLSPWNGLCDVAEHFNNGRVILAGDSAHVVTPNGGFGGNTGIHDAHNLAWKLALVLQDKAGEELVTRTYHDERYPIAKKTVDQVFERYVVRTAPDLRMDDMELEEEVPEPHLELGYRYHSRALTTTKLSSVTSDPATAKATPGSLAHHVLLKTSDQKAAFPIADLLGSCYVLIVGHEGSGWADATDALLKSDRSMPRIVTYLLSSDNKAFYHKYEIKPGGCVLIRPDGVVAWSDANAPSKGLAAMGLPDAEPTIRCVMKQILCLTPERNEVRTASIPSVDSAVALSQDSEQGDLSVALHARETALKQEKEELEKRLAEVEQSLQDVRKLGQLQNDMALLAVRLGLPPVTQRDQNLPSDNKYPAL, encoded by the coding sequence ATGGCCCACATGGCTGGCATACCGATCGTCGAGATGCCAGTCCTGGTCGTCGGGTCTTCCATGGTTGGGATGACCTTGAGCGCACTACTTGCGAAGCATGGTGTACGGGACTGCATCACGATCGAACGACATTCGAGCACCGCGATCCATCCACGAGCGGCTCTCTTCCATCCTCGGACCATGCAGATATACCGAGAGCTAGGAATGTACGATCAGATGTACAACGAGTCCTTGAAGCACTACGACGAACATGCTGGTCTCCACGCTGTCGAGTCGTTGGCTGGGAAGGAGCTTGGAACGTGGATGGCAGATATCAATCAATGGATTGAGAATATCAGTCCTACGAGTAGGCTGTTCTTGACCCAGCAGATGTTTGAGCCGCTGCTGAGGCAGCACGCCATTGACAACGGAGCACTCTTGCGGCTCAGTACAGAACTGCTTGGTTTCCAGCAGGATGAGGAAGGTGTCACCGCTCTGATTCGAGATCTCGATACTGGAAGGAAGGAGTTGGTGAGGGCGAAGTTCATGGTGGCCTGTGATGGCAGCAAAAGTCCGATCAGGGAGAAACTTGGCATCAAGATGAAAGGGCACGGGCTGCTGAGCCACTCCCTGACCATTTACTTCAAGGCGGATCTGGGCGAATACGTGCAGGGAAAATACAATGGCGTGATATACGTCAACAACGACGATACACGAGGTTTCTTCAGACTGGACAAGACTGGCCGTGAAGGCTTTCTTGTGGTGAACACGGCAGGTAAGAAAGGCACCGAGGAGAGCAAGCATCCGTCGATTGGCATCACAAACGAGAAGGCTGGCGAGATGCTGAGGTCCGCCATTGGCGCCGATGTGGACTTCGAGATCACCCTTCTCTCGCCATGGAATGGACTGTGTGATGTGGCAGAACATTTCAACAACGGTCGCGTCATCCTAGCTGGCGATTCAGCGCACGTGGTGACTCCGAATGGTGGGTTTGGCGGCAACACTGGCATTCACGACGCACATAATCTGGCCTGGAAGTTGGCACTTGTTCTTCAGGATAAGGCTGGCGAAGAGCTTGTTACGAGAACGTACCACGATGAGCGCTACCCTATTGCCAAGAAGACCGTGGACCAGGTCTTTGAGCGATATGTAGTACGTACAGCGCCGGATCTGCGAATGGATGACATGGAGCTGGAGGAAGAAGTCCCTGAGCCACATCTTGAACTGGGCTACCGCTACCACTCCCGAGCCTTGACGACGACGAAGCTGAGTTCAGTAACCAGTGATCCGGCGACTGCTAAAGCGACTCCGGGCAGTCTTGCACATCATGTGCTACTCAAAACGAGCGACCAAAAAGCAGCATTCCCGATTGCCGACTTGCTTGGCTCTTGCTATGTTCTGATCGTCGGCCATGAGGGATCAGGTTGGGCTGATGCTACCGATGCGCTGCTGAAGTCAGACCGAAGCATGCCGCGGATTGTAACATATCTGCTCTCGTCAGACAATAAGGCGTTCTACCACAAGTACGAAATCAAGCCCGGAGGCTGCGTCCTCATCAGACCAGATGGAGTTGTGGCATGGTCTGATGCTAATGCACCATCGAAAGGCTTGGCTGCGATGGGACTCCCTGATGCTGAACCAACGATCAGGTGTGTTATGAAGCAGATCTTATGCCTCACGCCGGAACGAAACGAGGTACGGACGGCGAGTATACCTAGTGTGGACAGCGCAGTAGCACTCTCGCAGGACAGTGAGCAGGGCGATCTTTCCGTGGCACTACACGCTCGTGAAACAGCGCTGAAGCAGGAAAAGGAGGAACTTGAGAAGAGGCTGGCTGAGGTTGAGCAAAGCCTACAGGACGTACGGAAGCTTGGTCAACTGCAGAACGACATGGCACTGTTGGCTGTACGACTTGGACTCCCTCCAGTAACTCAGCGCGATCAAAACCTGCCCAGCGACAACAAGTATCCAGCTCTTTGA
- a CDS encoding Mevalonyl-coenzyme A hydratase sidH: protein MASQLATQPPRTPTFLLSYPKPLVLLITINRPKAMNSLGFASHWEADNLIQWFDSEPSLNVAVITGSGNAFCTGQDLIEQRDLANAREAAARGEKVDVPDQRLLRHPVSGFCGISRRDGKKPVIAAVNGWAMGGGFEICLGSDMIVASPNAIFGLPEAMRGLYAGAGGLSRLVRLAGITVASEIAMSGRFLSAAEAVQYNIANRVSKTHESVVEEAVDLAAKVASLSPDAIIVTRHGLRASWEHASVERASQDTELRYGKGLREGENLGIGLRAFAEKKQPKWVPSKL from the exons ATGGCTTCACAACTCGCGACTCAGCCTCCACGGACGCCAACCTTCCTTCTTTCCTACCCCAAGCCACTTGTCCTGCTCATCACCATCAACCGCCCGAAGGCCATGAACAGCTTGGGGTTTGCCTCACACTGGGAGGCGGACAATCTCATCCAATGGTTTGACAGCGAGCCGTCGCTCAATGTGGCTGTCATTACAGGCAGCGGGAATGCTTTCTGCACTGGGCAGGATCTGATTGAGCAGCGTGATCTAGCCAATGCAAGAGAAGCTGCAGCAAGAGGCGAGAAGGTAGATGTACCAGACCAAAGATTACTCCGACATCCAGTCAGCGGATTTTGCGGCATAAGCAGGAGAGATGGCAAGAAGCCTGTCATAGCGGCCGTAAACGGCTGGGCTATGGGTGGTGGCTTTGAGATATGTTTAGGCTC TGACATGATCGTGGCTTCTCCAAACGCGATCTTTGGCCTTCCAGAAGCCATGCGCGGGCTGTATGCCGGCGCTGGTGGACTCTCCCGCCTTGTCCGACTAGCAGGCATCACTGTTGCCAGCGAGATCGCCATGTCTGGTCGCTTCCTATCAGCTGCAGAAGCCGTACAGTACAACATTGCGAACCGCGTTTCCAAGACACACGAGAGTGTGGTGGAGGAAGCAGTCGACTTGGCGGCCAAGGTCGCAAGCCTCAGCCCGGACGCCATCATCGTCACAAGACATGGTCTACGTGCTAGCTGGGAGCATGCCAGCGTTGAAAGAGCGAGCCAAGATACTGAGTTGCGGTATGGCAAGGGCTTGCGCGAAGGAGAGAACCTGGGCATTGGTCTTCGGGCTTTTGCCGAGAAGAAACAACCGAAATGGGTACCGAGCAAATTGTAG